From the genome of Anopheles moucheti chromosome 3, idAnoMoucSN_F20_07, whole genome shotgun sequence, one region includes:
- the LOC128301925 gene encoding glyoxylate reductase/hydroxypyruvate reductase-like — MRTGLVRFAQSLPKMLEPLLVQHNFGAHRPKLAVTCFDIPSRYIDLLKQKCDVIVCQGTNRADILRSITGAEGILWLTADRLDSEALDAAGHQLRVVSTMTSGMDYVEAEEFLRRGIALGHTPKVVNDPVADIAIGLMLAAARRFHEGRLKIASGQWEMRPQWMLGQDVPGSTVGIVGFGGIGQTILKRLKGFDIGRCLYTGRNRKPEGDDAGALYVDLTTLLRESDFVFVACPLTEQTTKMFNRETFALMKPSSVLINVARGGIVDQVALIEALKSGTIFAAGLDVMTPEPLDTNDPLLSLPNCVVVPHLGTATKQSLLDMFTITANNVLSVLAGGSLVAPFRK, encoded by the exons ATGCGTACCGGACTAGTACGGTTCGCACAATCACTTCCAAAGATGCTGGAACCGCTCCTAGTGCAACACAATTTTGGTGCCCACCGTCCGAAGTTGGCCGTAACGTGTTTCGACATTCCCAGCCGCTACATCGATCTGCTGAAGCAAAA ATGTGACGTGATCGTGTGCCAAGGTACAAACCGTGCCGATATACTGCGTTCCATTACCGGTGCCGAAGGAATTCTATGGCTAACGGCGGATCGACTCGATTCGGAAGCTCTCGATGCAGCTGGGCATCAGTTGAGGGTGGTTTCCACGATGACTTCCGGCATGGATTACGTAGAAGCGGAAGAGTTTCTCAGGCGTGGTATTGCTCTGGGCCATACACCGAAAGTTGTGAACGATCCAGTCGCGGACATTGCCATCGGGTTAATGTTAGCTGCGGCTAGAAGGTTTCACGAAGGTCGCCTGAAAATTGCCAGCGGGCAGTGGGAAATGCGTCCGCAGTGGATGCTGGGACAGGATGTACCCGGTTCGACGGTGGGCATCGTTGGATTTGGTGGCATTGGACAGACGATTCTGAAACGACTGAAAGGATTCGACATCGGACGGTGCTTGTATACGGGTAGAAACCGAAAACCGGAAGGTGACGATGCGGGTGCGTTGTATGTGGATTTAACCACTTTGCTACGGGAAAGTGACTTCGTATTCGTTGCCTGTCCACTAACGGAACAAACGACCAAGATGTTCAACCGCGAAACATTTGCACTGATGAAACCTTCCAGCGTGTTGATCAATGTAGCCCGTGGAGGGATCGTTGATCAGGTAGCACTGATAGAAGCACTGAAAAGTGGTACGATTTTTGCTGCCGGATTGGATGTGATGACTCCGGAACCGTTGGACACGAACGATCCACTACTATCGCTACCGAACTGTG TTGTGGTTCCTCACTTGGGAACAGCTACTAAGCAAAGTCTACTGGATATGTTTACGATCACCGCAAACAACGTTCTGTCCGTTCTCGCAGGTGGATCGCTTGTTGCACCGTTCCGAAAGTGA
- the LOC128304426 gene encoding transmembrane protein 186-like has product MLRTFRILPGLCNKQGSVISSLAHRQTIFCIQPTINRPTFGGLAQHCSTKSALTNTQQLTRNEENEAKATNWNTIYHFPSIMLTASLKRLKYYPMIFTGITVPISMGLAYFDIWSMATAEIVGAIGFTTAITFSLFGLVTDNLVGFVYCDDRLSKVKISFLDAKGKRQNRIYSVDDLVSRTELPKSFLKLYFPVKNHENDDVYKLVHQYGEIYDVQAFNKIFGHEVVTK; this is encoded by the exons ATGCTGCGAACGTTTCGCATCCTCCCGGGGTTGTGTAATAAGCAGGGCAGTGTTATATCATCACTGGCCCACCGGCAAACAATCTTCTGCATTCAACCCACCATCAACAGACCCACATTCGGTGGGTTGGCACAACATTGTTCCACAAAATCGGCACTGACCAACACACAGCAACTAACTCGGAACGAGGAAAATGAGGCAAAAGCTACGAACTGGAACACAATTTATCATTTCCCGTCGATCATGCTTACCGCTTCTTTGAAGAGGCTAAAATATTATCCGATGATTTTCACCGGCATTACCGTCCCAATATCAATGGGGCTGGCATACTTCGACATTTGGTCGATGGCCACAGCAGAAATCGTTGGAGCGATTG GTTTCACTACAGCGATTACGTTTTCACTGTTCGGATTGGTAACGGATAATCTCGTTGGTTTCGTATACTGTGACGATCGCTTGAGCAAGGTGAAAATTTCGTTTCTGGACGCGAAAGGAAAACGGCAAAACCGGATCTATTCCGTAGATGATCTCGTGTCCCGCACTGAACTGCCCAAGTCGTTCTTGAAGCTATACTTTCCGGTGAAAAATCACGAGAACGACGATGTGTATAAGCTCGTTCATCAGTATGGCGAAATCTACGACGTGCAAGcatttaacaaaatatttgGCCATGAAGTTGTTACCAAGTAG
- the LOC128301065 gene encoding glyoxylate reductase/hydroxypyruvate reductase-like produces MSRPRVLVTHHQVQPVALELLREHYDVIVPQVDFPSRAKILELCPGIDGLLWTNYKLKLDREVLDACGPQLRAISVTMNGVDCVDTEELTRRKIPLGHTPFIPNNAVADLAIGLMVAANDGLLRFCGGRYSRQSIQGSTVGIVGFGGIGQVVARRLQGFNIGTILYSGRSPKTSADRFNAQHVPFEELLARSDIIFISCPLNEATRGLFDRNAFATMKSSAILINISRGAIVDEPALIDALKSGQIRAAGLDTVTTEPFTPDSELFHLPNCVIVPHLGTATKRTRDEMAVRAVENLIHGLRNETMPSQFQ; encoded by the exons ATGAGCCGACCGCGAGTTTTGGTAACCCATCATCAGGTGCAGCCGGTAGCATTGGAGTTACTGCGCGAACA CTATGACGTGATCGTACCCCAGGTGGACTTTCCATCCCGTGCTAAAATTCTTGAACTCTGTCCGGGTATTGATGGACTTCTGTGGACCAACTACAAGCTGAAACTCGATCGAGAGGTGTTGGATGCATGTGGGCCTCAGCTGAGAGCAATTTCGGTTACGATGAATGGTGTGGATTGTGTGGATACTGAAGAACTGACCAGAAGGAAAATTCCCCTTGGACACACACCGTTCATCCCAAATAATGCCGTAGCGGACTTGGCGATTGGCCTGATGGTTGCCGCAAATGATGGATTGTTGCGATTCTGCGGCGGTCGTTACTCTCGCCAATCTATCCAAGGTTCCACTGTTGGCATTGTTGGATTCGGTGGTATTGGACAGGTGGTCGCCCGACGATTACAAGGGTTCAATATCGGCACAATTCTCTACAGCGGTCGAAGTCCTAAAACCAGTGCTGATAGATTTAATGCCCAGCACGTTCCATTCGAGGAGCTTCTTGCACGTTCCgacattattttcattagcTGCCCTTTAAACGAGGCCACTCGCGGGTTGTTTGATCGGAACGCATTTGCAACGATGAAATCCTCCGCCATTCTGATCAACATTTCACGCGGTGCGATAGTCGATGAGCCCGCATTGATCGATGCTTTAAAAAGTGGTCAAATAAGAGCGGCAGGATTAGATACGGTAACTACGGAACCATTCACACCAGACAGTGAACTGTTTCACCTACCCAACTGTG TGATTGTACCACATTTGGGAACGGCCACGAAAAGAACGCGGGACGAAATGGCAGTACGGGCAGTGGAAAATTTAATCCATGGACTGCGAAATGAAACGATGCCATCACAGTTTCAGTAA
- the LOC128301067 gene encoding glyoxylate reductase/hydroxypyruvate reductase-like has protein sequence MNSGNRPVVLVTNKETPEKGINKLKLKCDVIFPKSHPVTRDEILELAGQVDGIMWVGHMALNGEVLDRGGERLKAISTMSAGMDYVDIDEFRKRKFPLGYTPIVLNDAVADSAIGLMIAAGRRYHEGRLAIDQSQWQGGPQWLLGQDIKGSTVGIIGMGGIGQTIARRLKGFDIGQLLYTGRRPKPEADALGAKMVPQDELLQESDYLFIAVPLTNETYHLINETTLAKMKPTAVLVNVARGDIVDQKALVTALKNGTIFAAGLDVMTPEPLPADNELLRLPNAVVVPHLGSATVQTRNNMAEIAALNVLAGIAKTPMFSPYPY, from the exons ATGAACTCGGGAAATCGCCCCGTCGTACTGGTTACAAACAAGGAAACACCGGAAAAGGGTATCAACAAGTTGAAGCTCAA ATGTGATGTGATCTTTCCCAAAAGTCATCCGGTAACGCGAGACGAGATTCTGGAACTGGCCGGTCAGGTCGATGGAATAATGTGGGTTGGTCATATGGCGCTGAACGGTGAAGTGCTGGATCGTGGAGGCGAACGCTTGAAAGCTATCTCCACGATGTCGGCTGGCATGGATTACGTAGATATTGATGAGTTCCGGAAGCGTAAGTTCCCGCTCGGATATACCCCGATTGTGCTGAACGATGCCGTAGCAGATTCCGCTATTGGGTTGATGATTGCTGCCGGCAGACGGTATCACGAGGGTCGCCTAGCCATCGATCAGTCCCAGTGGCAAGGAGGTCCTCAGTGGTTGCTCGGACAAGATATTAAGGGTAGCACGGTGGGAATCATCGGAATGGGTGGAATCGGGCAAACGATCGCTAGGCGGCTGAAGGGTTTCGACATTGGACAGCTGTTGTACACTGGTCGCCGACCAAAACCGGAAGCGGACGCACTCGGTGCCAAGATGGTGCCACAGGATGAGCTTTTGCAGGAGAGCGACTATTTGTTCATCGCTGTCCCGCTTACCAACGAAACGTATCATCTGATTAATGAGACTACGCTAGCCAAAATGAAACCTACGGCCGTACTGGTAAACGTGGCACGGGGTGACATCGTCGATCAGAAAGCGCTAGTAACTGCCCTTAAGAATGGTACGATCTTTGCTGCTGGTTTGGATGTGATGACCCCAGAACCACTACCAGCTGACAATGAGTTGTTGCGTCTACCGAACGCAG TTGTCGTTCCCCATCTGGGATCCGCTACGGTTCAGACAAGGAACAATATGGCCGAAATAGCAGCACTGAATGTGTTGGCAGGAATCGCCAAAACGCCAATGTTTTCCCCGTATCCGTACTAA
- the LOC128303887 gene encoding homogentisate 1,2-dioxygenase gives MPEYKYLSGFGSHFTSEDSRFPNALPEGQNSPQKCPYGLYAEQLSGSAFTAPRTENTRSWLYRIRPSVVHQPFKRFDGTAPFLRGTDWEDQHPNPNQMRWNPFDLPADSTEVDFVAGLHTVCGAGDVRARHGLAVHVYLANCSMKDTAFYNSDGDFLIVPQQGPLDITTEFGRLYVQPNEICVIPQGIRFSVALEGPSRGYILEVYDGHFRLPDLGPIGANGLANPRDFLTPTAYFEDRSVDGYRIVSKFQGALFVATQGHSPFDVVAWHGNYVPYKYDLARFMVINSVSFDHCDPSIFTVLTCPSNRPGTAIADFVIFPPRWSVQENTFRPPYYHRNCMSEFMGLIFGRYEAKEGGFLPGGASLHSMMTPHGPDHRCFEGASNASLKPERIADGTQAFMFESSLSMAVTRWGEETCQKLDARYYECWQALEKHFHL, from the exons ATGCCGGAGTATAAG TATTTGTCCGGATTTGGATCGCATTTCACGTCGGAAGATTCACGCTTCCCGAACGCCTTGCCGGAAGGACAAAATTCGCCCCAAAAATGTCCTTACGGTTTGTACGCGGAGCAGCTGTCGGGCAGCGCCTTTACGGCACCGCGCACCGAAAACACCCGCTCGTGGTTGTACCGCATCCGACCATCGGTTGTACATCAACCGTTTAAACGATTCGATGGTACGGCACCGTTCCTGCGTGGAACCGATTGGGAGGATCAGCATCCGAATCCGAACCAGATGCGCTGGAATCCGTTCGATTTGCCGGCGGACAGCACGGAGGTAGACTTTGTGGCAGGATTGCATACGGTGTGCGGTGCCGGTGATGTCCGTGCCCGGCATGGGTTGGCTGTGCATGTGTACCTTGCCAACTGCTCGATGAAGGATACGGCGTTCTATAACAGCGATGGAGACTTTCTCATTG TTCCCCAACAAGGTCCACTGGACATTACAACCGAGTTTGGACGTTTGTATGTGCAGCCGAACGAAATCTGCGTTATCCCACAGGGTATACGGTTCAGCGTAGCATTGGAAGGACCTTCGCGTGGTTACATTCTCGAGGTGTACGACGGCCACTTTCGTCTACCGGATCTGGGTCCGATCGGCGCGAACGGACTAGCCAACCCGCGGGACTTCCTTACGCCGACGGCATACTTCGAGGATCGTTCGGTCGATGGTTACCGAATCGTGTCCAAGTTCCAGGGAGCACTGTTCGTTGCCACGCAGGGCCATTCACCGTTCGACGTGGTTGCATGGCACGGGAACTATGTACCGTACAAGTACGATCTCGCCCGCTTCATGGTGATCAACTCGGTAAGCTTCGATCATTGCGATCCGAGCATCTTCACCGTGCTTACATGCCCGAGCAATCGTCCCGGCACGGCCATTGCTGATTTCGTTATCTTTCCACCGAGATGGTCCGTACAGGAGAATACCTTCCGTCCTCCGTACTACCACC GTAATTGTATGAGCGAATTTATGGGACTGATATTCGGTCGGTACGAGGCAAAGGAGGGTGGCTTCCTGCCCGGCGGGGCCTCCCTGCACTCCATGATGACGCCACACGGACCTGATCATCGGTGCTTTGAGGGAGCCTCGAATGCGTCCCTCAAACCGGAACGTATCGCCGATGGAACGCAAGCCTTCATGTTCGAATCATCGTTGAGTATGGCCGTTACACGCTGGGGTGAAGAAACTTGCCAGAAGTTAGACGCACGGTACTACGAATGTTGGCAAGCACTGGAAAAACACTTCCACTTGTAA
- the LOC128301926 gene encoding 28S ribosomal protein S7, mitochondrial, whose translation MLRRIVCTVVQRQTAAAKCIVPAARMSQYGPHFIEPIVSREKIEELHSTGDLSKISHIPIKAALNNQNCSVFYDPLVSQFTNYVMKQGNKQLARELVEKGFENIKRLQLERYHLSESEEEKAKLELNPRKLLHLAVENCRPLLQLTPIKRGGVRYQVPVPITEKRSYFIAMKWLLEAIREKERTVHFPEKMAWEILDAAANQGKVVKRKHELHRQCEANRAYAHYRWS comes from the exons ATGCTTCGAAGGATAGTGTGCACAGTTGTGCAAAG GCAAACTGCTGCAGCAAAATGCATCGTGCCGGCTGCACGAATGTCCCAGTACGGGCCGCACTTCATTGAACCGATCGTGAGCAGGGAAAAAATCGAAGAACTACATTCGACGGGCGATTTGTCGAAAATATCGCACATACCGATTAAGGCCGCCCTTAACAACCAGAACTGTTCCGTGTTCTACGACCCACTGGTCAGTCAGTTCACAAATTATGTAATGAAACAGGGCAACAAGCAGCTTGCCCGCGAGCTGGTAGAGAAAGGTTTCGAAAACATCAAGCGACTACAGCTGGAACGATACCATTTGTCTGAATCGGAAGAGGAAAAGGCAAAGCTGGAACTAAACCCACGGAAATTGCTTCACCTGGCGGTAGAGAATTGTCGCCCCCTTTTGCAGCTAACACCGATTAAGCGAGGCGGTGTGCGGTATCAGGTACCGGTACCGATTACGGAGAAGCGATCGTACTTTATCGCGATGAAGTGGTTGCTGGAAGCGATCCGAGAAAAGGAACGTACGGTACACTTCCCGGAGAAAATGGCCTGGGAAATATTGGATGCGGCCGCCAACCAGGGAAAGGTGGTAAAGCGAAAACACGAGCTACATCGTCAGTGTGAAGCTAACCGTGCCTACGCACATTACCGATGGAGCTAA